In Gracilibacillus salitolerans, the sequence AATGTGGAAAAATATAAGCAGTTATTTAAACTGTATAGAGATGTGTATCAACAAACAAAACACCTGAACAAGGATTTGATGGACTTTAGAAAATAAACTATACGAGTCAAAAGCCAAGGATTTAAATCCTTGGCTTTTGACATTTTAAGAGAAGCAGTTTCTGTATTGCTTACTCTTCTCTGGCAACTTTGGCCGATTTACTGTCAACTTCAATAAATAATTATTCTGATCTATTCCGGAAACCATATTTTAAAGTTTCCGCTAAGTGCTATTAAGCTGAAGAAGTATAAGCAGTTATCATAATATCTTCTCTTGCCGGTTCTGACAGGTGTATTCCAAAATAGTTTGATACATTTTTGGGCATTTTCACCGCTTGTCGCTAATGATGCCATTGCATTGGTAGCTATTAAACCAACAGGGTGAAGTGATTTTTCATCGAAAGGCTCTCCGTCAATTTTATACCTTCTGTAATCCTCAGGATCTTTATCAGCAAAGAAATCTTGAATCTTTTCATTGACAACGACTGGACAAGCATTATCTCTAAACCATTCATAATCTAACGCAATATTACAAGCAACTCGATATGAATCACTGAAGAAATGCCCAAATCCGCGAATGTGATTAGGTTTCCCATCATAGAAAGCATATTCGGGTGCTAAACCTGTTAATGGATGTGCTGAAGCTGCGATGTATTGTCTGCTGGCAATGGCAGCTTCCTTCCAAAAAGCGCGATCTTCTTTATAACTCCATAATGCAAACAATTCGTAAAAATGTGGCAAGTGGTAGGAAGGGTCAGAAAATTCTACGCTAGGAACAAATTTAATTAGTTTATTATCTGGATTCCACATCGGATATCCATCATTGCTTTCGCCTTTATGGATGCAGCGATGTAGCAAATCCTTTGCATGTTTACTATATTCATTGATTCCGGAACCATCTCCCCAGCGATGCGAAGCAAAAAACAAAGCCAGTGCAAAATATTCTTCTCCATCCGGTGCAGGGCCGTAAGCATTCTTTGATCCATCTGGTGCACATGACCAGGCAAAATAACCAGCATTTTCCCCTTCTTC encodes:
- a CDS encoding glycosyl hydrolase family 8 codes for the protein MSYAAAFTSRNYRNVLKEYGYEEELIDRKVTDTWKQLFDPSHPETQIYFPVGNDLGYMLDTGNDDVRTEGMSYGMMMAVQMDDKDIFDRVWKWSMTYMYMEEGENAGYFAWSCAPDGSKNAYGPAPDGEEYFALALFFASHRWGDGSGINEYSKHAKDLLHRCIHKGESNDGYPMWNPDNKLIKFVPSVEFSDPSYHLPHFYELFALWSYKEDRAFWKEAAIASRQYIAASAHPLTGLAPEYAFYDGKPNHIRGFGHFFSDSYRVACNIALDYEWFRDNACPVVVNEKIQDFFADKDPEDYRRYKIDGEPFDEKSLHPVGLIATNAMASLATSGENAQKCIKLFWNTPVRTGKRRYYDNCLYFFSLIALSGNFKIWFPE